A region from the Microbacterium lacus genome encodes:
- a CDS encoding MFS transporter has product MSPTLDSQQRLVVWIAALASFVAFLDGTVVNVALPAISRELGGGLITQQWVVDAYLITLSALILLAGSVSDAFGRILVMRIGLIGFGIASIAIAVAPEPLFLIIARAVQGAAGAFLVPSSLALITSTIRGPLQGKAIGQWTALTTSAMIAGPLIGGLFVDFLSWRWVFLINVIPIGLTLWLLTRLQAHDVRKPDTHIDWLGGLMCTFGLGAAVFALIEQPRLGWTDPAIWIPLMIGILLFAGFLVRQRTTRDPILPLGLFKIRNFWTGNVATFFIYAALSLNGFVVAVYLQQGAGLPATLAGLASIPTTILMILLSSRMGALAGKWGPRLFMTVGPLVMGVGVLLLLSVQEDFDYWTQMLPGMIVFGLGLAATVSPLTTAILGAVDTSRSGIASAVNNAVSRVAGLLVIAMLATIVGGTLDLEGFYRAAIVAAAMLAFGGLVSFLGIRNSRPVDAATPAAG; this is encoded by the coding sequence ATGAGCCCGACTCTGGACAGCCAGCAGCGGCTGGTCGTCTGGATCGCGGCGCTGGCATCGTTCGTGGCGTTCCTCGACGGGACCGTCGTCAACGTCGCCCTGCCGGCGATCAGCCGGGAGCTCGGCGGCGGGCTGATCACCCAGCAGTGGGTGGTCGACGCCTACCTCATCACCCTCAGCGCGCTGATCCTTCTGGCCGGCTCGGTCAGCGATGCGTTCGGCCGCATCCTCGTCATGCGCATCGGCCTGATCGGGTTCGGCATAGCCTCGATCGCCATCGCTGTGGCCCCCGAACCACTCTTCCTCATCATCGCCCGCGCAGTCCAGGGGGCCGCCGGCGCGTTTCTGGTGCCCAGCTCACTCGCCCTCATCACCTCGACGATCCGCGGCCCGCTGCAGGGCAAGGCGATCGGACAGTGGACGGCCCTCACGACCAGCGCGATGATCGCCGGCCCGCTGATCGGCGGCCTGTTCGTTGATTTCCTCTCCTGGCGCTGGGTGTTCCTCATCAACGTGATCCCGATCGGCCTCACCCTGTGGCTGCTCACCCGACTCCAGGCCCACGACGTGCGCAAGCCCGACACGCACATCGACTGGCTGGGTGGGCTGATGTGCACATTCGGCCTCGGCGCGGCCGTTTTCGCTTTGATCGAGCAGCCGAGACTCGGCTGGACCGATCCCGCGATCTGGATCCCGCTCATGATCGGCATCCTTCTGTTCGCCGGCTTCCTCGTCCGCCAGCGGACGACGCGGGACCCGATTCTGCCCCTCGGCCTGTTCAAGATCCGCAACTTCTGGACCGGCAACGTGGCGACCTTCTTCATCTACGCCGCGCTGTCGCTGAACGGATTCGTCGTCGCGGTATACCTCCAACAGGGCGCGGGCCTGCCCGCCACGCTCGCCGGGCTCGCCAGCATCCCGACGACGATCCTGATGATCCTGCTCAGCTCGCGCATGGGTGCCCTGGCCGGCAAGTGGGGGCCTCGCCTGTTCATGACGGTCGGCCCGCTGGTGATGGGAGTCGGAGTTCTGCTGCTGCTGAGCGTGCAGGAGGACTTCGACTACTGGACGCAGATGCTCCCCGGAATGATCGTCTTCGGCCTGGGCCTTGCCGCGACGGTGTCACCGCTGACCACGGCGATCCTCGGCGCAGTCGACACGAGCCGCTCAGGCATCGCGTCCGCCGTCAACAACGCGGTCTCGCGCGTCGCGGGCCTGCTCGTGATCGCGATGCTGGCCACGATCGTCGGCGGCACCTTGGACCTGGAGGGGTTCTACCGGGCAGCGATCGTCGCCGCCGCGATGCTGGCGTTCGGCGGACTGGTCTCCTTCCTCGGCATCCGCAATTCGCGACCCGTGGATGCCGCCACCCCGGCGGCCGGATAA
- a CDS encoding LLM class F420-dependent oxidoreductase: protein MEFGLHIADFTWRTGAARLGPALAAHVRGAEAAGIQRITVMDHFWQLPGIGPVEHEMLEAYATLGFIAAHTEKALLHTLVTGVIYRHPALLAKQVTTLDVLSGGRAALGIGAAWNEQETQGLGFAFPPVAERFRQLEETIQICLQMWSDSEEPYEGAIWQLERTLNSPQSLTRPHPYLMIGGGGEKKTLRMVAQYADACNLSAMGELPAHKLDVLRGHCDAVGRDYDEIEKTAMIGVNPQSTVDSVAAVVSGLAALGFTATYVFSVGIDEPARVVDLIAGVAARG, encoded by the coding sequence ATGGAATTCGGACTGCACATCGCGGACTTCACGTGGCGCACCGGCGCGGCGCGCCTCGGCCCGGCGCTCGCGGCGCACGTGCGGGGCGCCGAGGCGGCGGGCATCCAGCGCATCACTGTCATGGACCACTTCTGGCAGCTGCCGGGGATCGGACCCGTCGAGCACGAGATGCTCGAGGCGTACGCGACCCTCGGGTTCATCGCGGCGCATACCGAGAAGGCCCTGTTGCACACGCTCGTCACGGGGGTGATCTACCGCCATCCCGCGCTCCTGGCCAAGCAGGTCACCACGCTGGACGTGCTGTCGGGCGGTCGTGCCGCCCTCGGGATCGGTGCGGCGTGGAACGAGCAGGAGACGCAGGGACTCGGGTTCGCCTTCCCGCCCGTCGCGGAGCGGTTCCGGCAGCTCGAGGAGACCATCCAGATCTGCCTGCAGATGTGGTCGGACTCGGAGGAGCCGTACGAGGGCGCGATCTGGCAGCTGGAACGCACCTTGAACTCGCCGCAGAGCCTGACGCGGCCGCATCCCTATCTCATGATCGGCGGGGGTGGCGAGAAGAAGACGTTGCGGATGGTCGCGCAGTACGCCGATGCGTGCAACCTGTCGGCGATGGGGGAGCTGCCCGCGCACAAGCTCGACGTCCTGCGGGGGCATTGTGACGCGGTCGGGCGCGACTACGACGAGATCGAGAAGACCGCGATGATCGGTGTGAATCCGCAGTCGACCGTGGATTCGGTCGCTGCGGTCGTTTCTGGACTGGCCGCCCTGGGCTTCACGGCGACCTACGTCTTCTCGGTCGGGATCGACGAGCCGGCGCGCGTCGTGGACCTGATCGCCGGGGTCGCCGCGCGGGGGTAG
- a CDS encoding LysR family transcriptional regulator: MRHTSLDALATFIAVARAGSVTGGSDEIGLTQSTVSAQVQALERELGYPLFERSSRGVSLTHRGRALLARVGGAVDAAAQAAAEATGLATSEHTVFLGGPAELLSLVVLPRFHEWAPREVDIRVEFGQTTGLLAKLESGELDLVVSTTQPRLRGVEFAPVGDEHFVLVVAPELAGQFRTDPDGLPIVAYDEHLPIIRRYWRSVFDRRPAPSRVPVTVPDLRAVADLAAAGVGMTVLPTYLAAPYLATGRLLDPLALEDPPLNTIYLAKRRARAGRAPAVEAVAARLAALLRP; encoded by the coding sequence ATGCGCCACACATCACTCGATGCGCTTGCGACCTTCATCGCCGTTGCGCGGGCAGGTTCGGTGACCGGAGGTTCGGACGAGATCGGACTCACGCAGTCGACCGTGTCCGCACAGGTTCAGGCGCTCGAGCGTGAACTGGGCTACCCATTGTTCGAGCGGAGTTCCCGAGGGGTTTCGCTGACCCACCGCGGTCGAGCGTTGCTGGCGCGGGTCGGGGGCGCGGTCGATGCCGCAGCGCAAGCGGCCGCTGAGGCTACGGGCCTGGCGACGTCGGAGCACACTGTGTTCCTCGGTGGGCCGGCAGAGCTGCTGTCCCTCGTCGTGCTCCCGCGGTTCCACGAGTGGGCTCCGCGCGAGGTCGACATCCGCGTGGAGTTCGGCCAGACCACCGGACTGCTCGCCAAACTCGAGTCGGGTGAGCTGGATCTCGTGGTGAGCACGACGCAGCCGCGGTTGCGAGGTGTCGAGTTCGCGCCCGTCGGCGACGAGCATTTCGTGCTCGTGGTCGCGCCGGAACTCGCCGGGCAATTCCGGACCGACCCCGACGGGCTTCCGATCGTCGCGTACGACGAGCACCTCCCGATCATCCGCCGTTACTGGCGCAGCGTGTTCGACCGCCGCCCGGCCCCGAGCCGGGTCCCCGTCACGGTTCCCGACTTGCGCGCCGTCGCCGACCTGGCCGCAGCAGGGGTGGGGATGACCGTCCTGCCGACGTATCTGGCTGCTCCCTACCTCGCCACCGGCAGGCTCCTCGATCCCCTCGCATTGGAGGACCCACCGCTGAACACGATCTATCTCGCCAAGCGTCGCGCGCGCGCCGGTCGCGCACCCGCCGTCGAAGCCGTGGCGGCGCGACTCGCGGCGTTGCTGCGACCGTGA
- a CDS encoding putative quinol monooxygenase: MSAFSCNALWVARDGEAERVRGFLTELIAASRSEPGNLSYQAFEDAERPGAFRIFEVYRDERAFQDHAASDHFQRLAQDGAVPLLEERERSFGELIEL, translated from the coding sequence ATGAGCGCCTTCTCCTGCAACGCCCTCTGGGTGGCCCGCGACGGCGAAGCCGAGAGGGTGCGCGGGTTCCTGACCGAGCTGATCGCGGCCAGCCGCAGCGAACCGGGGAACCTCTCCTACCAGGCGTTCGAGGACGCTGAGCGGCCTGGCGCGTTCCGCATCTTCGAGGTCTACCGCGATGAGCGCGCCTTCCAGGACCACGCCGCCTCGGACCACTTCCAGCGTCTCGCCCAGGACGGTGCCGTGCCGCTCCTCGAGGAGCGCGAGAGGTCGTTCGGGGAGCTCATCGAGCTCTGA
- a CDS encoding type 1 glutamine amidotransferase domain-containing protein: protein MNDKTVLLVLTSHDDLAGLRKTGYYVGEAAHPWQQLTDAGYRVEIASIAGGEPPQDGRDETDEIQNAFLADPSIAAQLADTPKLADVDANRYAAVLFVGGHGTMWDFPDNPAVNLTGRTVYERGGVVAAVCHGPSALVGITLSDGTPLVSGKRVAGFTNAEEEAVELTGVVPFLLADALEEKGATHVPGPDFTEQVVVDGRLVTGQNPQSATRVGRELVTLLSA, encoded by the coding sequence ATGAACGACAAGACCGTGCTTCTGGTGCTCACGAGCCACGACGACCTCGCCGGCCTGCGGAAGACCGGCTACTACGTCGGTGAGGCCGCGCACCCCTGGCAGCAGCTCACCGATGCCGGATACCGTGTCGAGATCGCGTCGATCGCCGGGGGCGAGCCGCCGCAGGATGGCCGGGACGAGACCGATGAGATCCAGAACGCCTTCCTGGCCGACCCGTCGATCGCGGCGCAGCTGGCGGACACCCCGAAGCTCGCCGACGTAGACGCCAATCGCTACGCGGCGGTCCTTTTCGTCGGCGGACACGGCACGATGTGGGACTTCCCCGACAACCCGGCGGTCAACCTCACCGGCCGCACGGTCTACGAGCGGGGAGGTGTCGTGGCCGCCGTGTGCCATGGCCCGTCCGCGCTGGTGGGCATCACTCTCAGCGACGGCACGCCCCTCGTGTCCGGCAAGCGCGTCGCGGGGTTCACGAACGCGGAAGAGGAAGCTGTTGAGCTGACCGGCGTCGTGCCGTTCCTGCTCGCCGACGCGCTCGAAGAGAAGGGCGCGACCCACGTCCCGGGACCCGACTTCACCGAGCAGGTCGTCGTCGACGGGCGCCTCGTGACGGGCCAGAATCCGCAGTCGGCGACCCGCGTCGGGCGCGAGCTCGTGACGCTCCTATCCGCATGA
- a CDS encoding alpha/beta hydrolase family protein, whose product MKPALIRRNRFWLSLSLVLMLLSAIVASAVQTNVGSVAVKDMRWETPSGQMISALMFRPDAVSAENKAPAIVVSHGWWNNREMQDANYVELARRGFVVVSIDMYGHGNSSPLINDQLDLGGTGMYDVVKLVADLPYVDQDKIGVSGHSNGARAANFSVALDDAADEQLIDAVFLVDNDPVYTDADGAYANVYGTRDVGLVADQYDEFFFRSYSPEGVALTPPRDYITTPNAQSFLNFGADPADAQQRGAGQFYEENGATRIVYTPAETHPWGTISQTTVASQIEFWEATFGAPTPIDAGAQVWQIKETATAVGLIGFGIFLVAFTRALLGTRAFAGLRVTETRELAGTTRTGLAWFWGGLLVSALFSGASYVWLSQQPLMQGIAFNVLPTIFTQGAVFFIATWAAINGVAGLIIMLVSYFAFGRKNDLDLRAAGVLPGWKTFFHGIGLGAVVVAAAFAIVFVLDYFFTTDFRLWVLAVKAFEADKLWIALLYVPFFLVYFFANSVAINGFNRFTLRGKEWLNTLVLALANSIAPIVLVIAQYTTFFITGETIPGFGGIFSIWLFPVIVILAVSAVISRKIYRATNNPYIGGFINAAVVTLISVSNTLTVTY is encoded by the coding sequence ATGAAGCCCGCACTCATAAGACGCAACCGGTTCTGGCTGAGCCTGTCTCTCGTGCTGATGCTGCTGTCGGCGATCGTGGCGTCGGCGGTGCAGACCAACGTCGGATCCGTCGCGGTCAAGGACATGCGATGGGAGACCCCGTCCGGCCAGATGATCAGCGCCCTCATGTTCCGCCCCGACGCCGTGTCGGCCGAGAACAAGGCGCCGGCGATCGTCGTCTCCCACGGATGGTGGAACAACCGTGAGATGCAGGATGCGAACTACGTCGAACTCGCCCGCCGAGGCTTCGTCGTCGTGTCGATCGACATGTACGGGCACGGGAATTCATCGCCGCTGATCAACGATCAGCTCGACCTCGGCGGCACCGGCATGTACGACGTCGTCAAGCTGGTCGCCGATCTGCCCTACGTCGATCAGGACAAGATCGGCGTCTCCGGGCACTCGAACGGGGCGCGAGCCGCGAACTTCTCCGTCGCCCTGGACGACGCGGCCGACGAGCAGCTGATCGACGCGGTCTTCCTCGTCGACAACGATCCCGTCTACACGGATGCCGACGGCGCATACGCGAACGTCTACGGCACCCGCGACGTGGGCCTGGTGGCCGACCAGTACGACGAGTTCTTCTTCCGCAGCTACAGCCCGGAGGGAGTCGCGCTGACCCCGCCGCGTGACTACATCACGACCCCGAACGCGCAGTCGTTCCTGAACTTCGGCGCAGACCCCGCGGATGCGCAGCAGCGGGGGGCCGGACAGTTCTATGAGGAGAACGGTGCGACGCGCATCGTCTACACCCCGGCCGAGACGCACCCGTGGGGCACCATCTCGCAGACGACCGTGGCTTCGCAGATCGAGTTCTGGGAAGCCACGTTCGGAGCCCCGACGCCGATCGACGCCGGCGCGCAGGTGTGGCAGATCAAGGAGACGGCGACGGCGGTCGGTCTGATCGGATTCGGCATCTTCCTCGTCGCGTTCACCCGTGCTCTCCTCGGCACCCGGGCATTCGCCGGCCTGCGGGTGACGGAGACGCGTGAGCTCGCCGGCACGACCCGCACCGGCCTGGCCTGGTTCTGGGGCGGACTGCTGGTCTCCGCGCTCTTCTCGGGCGCGAGCTACGTGTGGCTCAGCCAGCAGCCCCTGATGCAGGGCATCGCGTTCAACGTGCTTCCGACGATCTTCACCCAGGGAGCGGTGTTCTTCATCGCGACGTGGGCGGCGATCAACGGTGTCGCGGGTCTGATCATCATGCTCGTGTCGTACTTCGCGTTCGGCAGGAAGAACGACCTGGATCTGCGCGCGGCGGGTGTCCTCCCGGGATGGAAGACCTTCTTCCACGGCATCGGGCTCGGAGCCGTCGTCGTCGCCGCGGCGTTCGCGATCGTGTTCGTCCTGGACTACTTCTTCACGACGGACTTCCGGCTGTGGGTGCTCGCGGTGAAGGCGTTCGAGGCGGACAAGCTCTGGATCGCGCTGCTGTACGTGCCGTTCTTCCTCGTCTACTTCTTCGCGAACTCGGTGGCGATCAACGGCTTCAACCGGTTCACGCTGCGCGGCAAGGAGTGGCTGAACACGCTGGTCCTCGCACTGGCGAACTCGATCGCGCCGATCGTGCTCGTGATCGCCCAGTACACGACGTTCTTCATCACGGGCGAGACGATCCCCGGGTTCGGTGGCATCTTCAGCATCTGGCTCTTCCCGGTGATCGTGATCCTCGCGGTCTCGGCGGTCATCTCGCGGAAGATCTACCGGGCGACGAACAACCCCTACATCGGCGGCTTCATCAACGCCGCGGTCGTCACGCTCATCTCGGTGAGCAACACGCTGACCGTCACCTACTGA
- a CDS encoding DUF2256 and DUF3253 domain-containing protein, which translates to MSRSSAPDAPTKVCASCGREMQWRKKWAANWDDVRYCSDACRRRKVSTVDRELEDSIRALLAARAADATVCPSEAARAVGGEDWRDLMEPARRAARRMVDAGDVEITQRGAVVDPSTARGPIRIRRAR; encoded by the coding sequence GTGAGCCGCTCCTCCGCCCCCGACGCGCCGACGAAGGTGTGCGCGTCGTGCGGGCGCGAGATGCAGTGGCGCAAGAAGTGGGCGGCGAACTGGGACGACGTGCGGTACTGCTCGGACGCGTGCCGCCGACGCAAGGTCTCGACGGTGGACCGGGAGCTCGAGGACTCGATCCGTGCTCTCCTCGCGGCGCGGGCCGCCGATGCCACGGTCTGCCCGTCCGAGGCAGCCCGCGCGGTCGGCGGGGAGGACTGGCGCGACCTGATGGAGCCCGCTCGCCGCGCGGCGCGACGCATGGTCGACGCGGGTGATGTGGAGATCACGCAGCGGGGCGCTGTGGTGGATCCGTCCACGGCGCGCGGGCCCATCCGGATCCGCCGTGCCCGGTAG
- a CDS encoding Re/Si-specific NAD(P)(+) transhydrogenase subunit alpha, with amino-acid sequence MSRIGIVAEAPREKRVSATPTTVPKLIALGYDVVVEAGAGAGSSFPDAEYAASGAIIVAADEAWAADIVLKVDAPTPAEIARLSDGGTLIALLSPALRPDLVESLATRGITALALDAVPRISRAQSMDVLSSMANISGYRAVIEAANEFGRFFTGQVTAAGKVPPAKVLVAGAGVAGLAAIGAASSLGAIVRATDPRPEVADQVASIGGEYLEVIVPDEAKEVSADGYAKATSEAYDRRAAEIYSEQAADVDIIITTALIPGRAAPRLITAADVASMKPGSVIVDMAAAQGGNVEGSVEGERVVTANGVVILGFTDLPGRLPQQASQLFGTNLVNLLKLLTPAKDGRLRIDFDDVVQRTVTVVRRGEKTWPPPPVQVSAAPPKAAAAASAPIEPKKPMSTRTRGTLVAAGIAVLFAVCAFAPPPLPQHFLVLTLSVVVGFYVIGHVAHALHTPLMSVTNAISGIIIVGAMVQITAPDLTVQILAAIGVLLASINIFGGFAVTRRMLAMFQKGQSR; translated from the coding sequence GTGTCACGCATAGGCATCGTCGCCGAAGCGCCCCGCGAGAAGCGGGTGTCCGCGACCCCCACCACCGTTCCCAAACTCATCGCGCTCGGCTACGACGTCGTCGTCGAAGCCGGCGCGGGGGCGGGCTCGTCCTTTCCGGATGCCGAGTACGCCGCATCCGGAGCGATCATCGTCGCCGCCGACGAGGCGTGGGCGGCGGACATCGTCCTCAAGGTCGACGCCCCGACACCGGCCGAGATCGCCCGGCTCTCCGACGGCGGGACCCTGATCGCCCTCCTGAGCCCGGCGTTGCGTCCCGATCTCGTCGAGTCGCTCGCGACCCGCGGGATCACGGCGCTGGCTCTGGACGCGGTCCCCCGCATCTCGCGGGCGCAGTCGATGGACGTGCTCAGCTCGATGGCGAACATCTCCGGCTACCGCGCCGTGATCGAGGCGGCGAACGAGTTCGGCCGGTTCTTCACCGGCCAGGTGACCGCGGCGGGCAAAGTGCCGCCGGCGAAAGTCCTGGTGGCCGGCGCCGGTGTCGCGGGCCTGGCGGCGATCGGCGCCGCGTCGAGCCTCGGCGCGATCGTGCGGGCGACCGATCCGCGGCCCGAGGTCGCCGATCAGGTCGCCTCGATCGGCGGCGAGTATCTCGAGGTCATCGTGCCCGACGAGGCCAAGGAGGTCTCCGCCGACGGATACGCGAAGGCGACGAGCGAGGCGTACGACCGGCGGGCCGCGGAGATCTACTCGGAGCAGGCGGCGGACGTCGACATCATCATCACCACCGCCCTGATCCCCGGGCGCGCGGCGCCGCGGCTCATCACCGCCGCCGATGTGGCGAGCATGAAGCCCGGCAGCGTCATCGTCGACATGGCGGCGGCCCAGGGCGGCAACGTGGAGGGCTCGGTCGAAGGCGAGCGGGTGGTGACGGCGAACGGCGTCGTGATCCTCGGCTTCACCGACCTTCCCGGTCGCCTGCCGCAGCAGGCCTCGCAGCTGTTCGGCACGAACCTCGTGAACCTGCTGAAGCTGCTGACCCCCGCCAAGGACGGCCGGCTGCGGATCGACTTCGACGACGTCGTCCAGCGCACCGTCACGGTCGTCCGCCGCGGCGAGAAGACGTGGCCGCCGCCGCCCGTGCAGGTCTCGGCGGCCCCGCCGAAGGCCGCGGCGGCGGCATCCGCCCCGATCGAACCGAAGAAGCCGATGTCCACGCGTACCCGCGGCACGCTCGTCGCGGCCGGGATCGCCGTGCTGTTCGCGGTGTGCGCGTTCGCGCCGCCGCCCCTGCCGCAGCACTTCCTCGTCCTGACGCTCTCGGTCGTCGTCGGCTTCTACGTGATCGGACACGTCGCCCACGCCCTGCACACGCCGCTCATGAGCGTGACGAACGCGATCTCGGGCATCATCATCGTCGGCGCGATGGTGCAGATCACCGCACCCGACCTCACCGTCCAGATCCTCGCGGCGATCGGGGTGCTGCTGGCGAGCATCAACATCTTCGGCGGGTTCGCCGTCACCCGGCGCATGCTCGCGATGTTCCAGAAGGGTCAGAGCCGATGA